AGGCCTTGCCTCAGAGTTGACCTACCCCCACGGGACTGAcgcatcttcttcaaacGCAAGGGCTGTCTGCGCAAGGACAGTCCCGTTTGAAGCGTGACGCTAACAGTGATGCCAATTTTGTTAGAAAATCCTACGATTCTCTACATTTTTGGGCCATCGGGGAAATAGATTTACCGCGGTCGGGCTTTTTTTCAAAGTTAAAAAATACAACGATCCTAGTGTCCACTTTTCTGATAGGCCAGCACTTCTCAAATAAATTTTCATTACGCACATGGTATTTGTCTTACGCTGTGTTGAGTGTTTTGAAGATTGTACGTCATTTTCCATAGTGTTTTGACTTTCTGGGGTAAGGAAGGCATCTGTACTTACCGCCGACTTATCTACACTCCAGATTGACACTGCCAGTATGCCGCGAAAATGGGGAACACAGGCAGTTCTCATAAAATCTCTGCTCAGGATAGGTAGGTTTTGCCTCTCTCTTGTATTTTCAGTTCCTCATCTCTTATTGTGCAATCTGAGCGCCCTATCACGGACCGCATGTGATGCTAGCAGTGATCTTTTCCCCCGTCTGCTTGCCATACCTGCAGAATGACTACTAACGTGGAGAATTGCTGGTATTAAGGGCCATTCTGGATTTGAAGAATCAGCGCGATAAGCTTCGTCAGCATCAAAAAAGAATCACTGTCCTCACAGACCGCGAGACCGCCATAGCAAGGGAATGCCTTGCGCGAGATGACCGCCGACGTGCTCTGTTGGCTCTTCGTCGCAAGAAATATCAAGAAACACTCCTAAGTAAAACGGATgcgcagctggagcagctGGAACATCTGACAAGTCAGGTGGAATTTTCGCTGGTCCAGAAAGATGTCCTCTTTGGCTTGCAACAGGGAACAAAGGTGCTCCAAGCTATTAACAAGGAAATGGGAGGTATCGAggctgtcgagaagctgatgggCGAAACTGAAGAAGCCAGGGCTTACCAAGAGGTAAAGTAATGGCGTCGTGAATTGGATAATCGCTGTGCTAACTGCTTGCCATTACAGGAAATTAGCCAGATGCTTGCGGGCCAGTTGTCGAAccaggatgaggacgaagtTGAGAACGAGCTGGAGAGATTACGGCAAGAGACAGAAGCTATCACCTTACCAAATGTCCCTACCGCCCCTCCGGTGATGGCCGtgggcgaagaagaagccgacACAGAAGAAGTGGAGATTTCGGCCGCCAGGACGAAGACCCGTACTGCAGTTCCTGCTTCCTGATGTATGCATTACATACGCTTCTGCTGATcaaactatatatatacaacAGAGATTTAAGCATTTTCGGGCGCTGGTGGGTTTGTCCCTCTTTCGTTGCTCTCTTCTCTGACAATAGTACCCCAGTCATGAAAGCCGAAAGCTTGCATCGGCCATATTTCCGGTCAAATTGCGCTTATTATACATCAGACGCGAGTTTCATATCATAGTTTCAATGAACTCATGTACATAATGGAGTTGAGCCGCGCCACAAAACAACGTGACAAGCATTGAAACTCTTTCTATTCTAAGTATTTGCCGTCTAGTACGCCATCTTTCCATTCACGGAACTGAAGGGTTCATTGGCCAGGCATTACTCTCCCTCCTACTCCGCTGACACCCGGAATGGCTACATGATCGCTAGGGTTTGCAGCAGCTTCATAGAGGAAACTGACCGGTTCACGGTTCAGAGCCATAAACTGGCCTTTAAAACCGATATATCCAACTTTGGTCACGTCCTCTTCTCCGCTGCTCCAGTTGTCTTCGAAGAACAAGGTAATTGAAGTAGTCGCATTCCAATGAGCGCGACTGAGGGGCAGCTCAAAGACGTCAGACCCAGGAACTGGCTGCGGGATCTCGATTGTTTGCGTGGGGGTCAAATCTGAGGCAGTTGCAAAATCCAAATCATTCCGGttcttgaagagcttcaaCCTTTTGGGTGCAGACAGTGTGGGTGCGGTGTAGATGAGCAAGGAATGCAATTTCACTTGTCCGGTGAACCTGTAGTACGATAGATAATCAGTATTACTTTATCCCCACAGCTTTTATGGCAGGGCTGGCTTCTGTGGCACTGGTGCGTTTTGCGACAATGGAGCATTGATAAGATGAGGGGCAATTAGTGGGGTAAAGTAAAAGCGTGAAAATGATCCGAGACCGCAAGCAGAGCTTCAAGTTGAAGGGATATGAGGTCGAGACGTACGGGATGTACATTAAGAGCTGCTCATCCGCATCGCTTTCGAGTTCAGGCTCATCATTTAATCGGTCAGCCCATGTCTTCTGCACAATGGCAGTTCCTGATTTAGGTGTGGCTTCTGCGCTTTGCATCAACAACCATGTTCGCGAACGACCATATAAAAGGCTACCGTAGGCATACCGTTCAATGTGGTAATATCATCGAAGGCAATCTGTGAGTAAAGAAGGGACTGAATAGCAGGGGTGATATCGTTCGAATGATCAtgtccatcctctccatggCAATGTCCGCTGTGGTCATGGCTGTGGTGGTGATGTCCTGACATTTTGTGTCAAGACGAGAGGGGTATCAAATTGTTTACTATTTCTAGCTTGTATTTGAGATAAGTAGACAATTGTTGTATCCAAAATTTGAGAGTATGCGTTGACTTAGGGAGAGCGGCGGACCTTCTATGATTCCGGGGCATAATGCTTGTCTCAACTCTGGAACATTCGGAGATCCCCACGAAATGGGAGTTACTGAGATTATCTACCATGCTCTCGCTCCATCCATGCTATGCATAGAGATTATTCATCTACTGGGTATCATCATAAGGTATTGGACATTTTCTCTTGCCGTACTGCACGAATCGCAATATCACTCTGTCAACAGTATGCTCCATCATACACACCGTCTATCACGAAGCCTGTGTTTAAACCGGGTTATTGAGACTTATATGGAAACGAAGCTCTGCACATGCCTGCTAGCTTGCACTCTCGGGTAAAATAACAACCAGACTCGATGTTCCATAAAGGATCGAATCACTGGACTTTGTAGAAATCCGGCGCATACTCAAGCAGGTAgctcttctcgatcttggTGATATCACGAATGTATGTTTTCTCACCGGTTTGCAGTATCTCATGGAAGATGACCCAATCTGCTTTGCGGTTCTAAATATCAATCAGTCAGTAAATGGGAAACTATGGTGGCAGACACTGACAGTGGCGAGCACGTACAAACATCAAGGAAGTTGGATGCGCGTGAAGAGTAAGCCCTCCGCTGACTGTCTTGAAAGTCCCATCTGGCTGCATTTTTGCAGCATGTGCGAAGTAGCCAGTTGTCAAGCATCTTTGAATTTGCTCGGCCGGTCTGGCTAGATCAGCCGTTCCGTGGCGACCAGAGAGTGTCTCATCCACTTGATACCCAAAGCGCTCAAGGTAGCGTTTTAATTGAGTTCTTATGCTAACAGCTCGTTGCATCGACCGATAGTTTAGAAGATTATCCCGACACCATTTGGgatctttctttcctttcgtaACAAAGGCCTGGTACACATTGAGGTAGGTCAAAtgatctccttcttcaacgGCAAACTTTCTGCGGCTGCTCTCCACCGACTTCTTATCGCCTTCGTGCTGCACCCATATAGAACCTTGGAGACTGATCATCGCAGCAATGGAAAGGATCTCACTCAAGCAGTTGAAGGATCGCGCGCTGAGAAGGACCTTTGCCAACATGGGATCTAAGGCGAGTTCGGCCATTCGCACCCCCAATGGATTGGTAAGTTTCGCATAGTCATCGACTGCTCCAAGCGAGTATAGAAGCTCGAAGGCACGTATCACCAAGTCCGCAGGCGGAGCTGTCAAGAAAT
The DNA window shown above is from Aspergillus fumigatus Af293 chromosome 1, whole genome shotgun sequence and carries:
- a CDS encoding ESCRT-III subunit protein VPS20; protein product: MGNTGSSHKISAQDRAILDLKNQRDKLRQHQKRITVLTDRETAIARECLARDDRRRALLALRRKKYQETLLSKTDAQLEQLEHLTSQVEFSLVQKDVLFGLQQGTKVLQAINKEMGGIEAVEKLMGETEEARAYQEEISQMLAGQLSNQDEDEVENELERLRQETEAITLPNVPTAPPVMAVGEEEADTEEVEISAARTKTRTAVPAS
- a CDS encoding PITH domain-containing protein, which produces MQSAEATPKSGTAIVQKTWADRLNDEPELESDADEQLLMYIPFTGQVKLHSLLIYTAPTLSAPKRLKLFKNRNDLDFATASDLTPTQTIEIPQPVPGSDVFELPLSRAHWNATTSITLFFEDNWSSGEEDVTKVGYIGFKGQFMALNREPVSFLYEAAANPSDHVAIPGVSGVGGRVMPGQ